In Pirellulales bacterium, the following are encoded in one genomic region:
- a CDS encoding type II toxin-antitoxin system death-on-curing family toxin, which produces MVDFLSVSDVLLLHLDQIELYGGDPGVRDLGLLDSAVAQPRATFGGELLHQFPFETAAAYLFHLVQNHPFVDGNKRTGAVAALVFLDLNGIEIEAPPGGLSELTLAVATGQADKARIAAFLQRHAN; this is translated from the coding sequence GTGGTCGATTTCCTGAGCGTATCGGACGTCTTGCTGCTGCACCTCGATCAGATCGAACTCTATGGAGGCGATCCCGGCGTGCGCGACCTGGGGCTGTTGGATTCGGCGGTTGCGCAGCCGCGGGCGACGTTCGGAGGCGAGTTGCTGCACCAGTTCCCGTTTGAGACGGCGGCGGCGTACTTGTTTCATCTCGTTCAGAATCACCCGTTCGTGGACGGCAACAAACGCACGGGAGCCGTTGCGGCGCTCGTCTTTCTCGACCTCAACGGGATTGAGATCGAAGCGCCTCCCGGCGGTCTCTCCGAGTTGACGCTTGCCGTCGCGACCGGTCAGGCCGACAAAGCGCGCATCGCCGCATTCCTTCAACGGCATGCGAACTAG